One genomic segment of Gemmatimonadota bacterium includes these proteins:
- a CDS encoding PglZ domain-containing protein translates to MPRPRTILWIDDEIETLDSQVLFLEQQGFTVERAANGDDALALLRRQPYGVILLDEQMPGLRGLELVPLLRAIDGSIPVVMVTKSEEPETLRDAIGAEIADYLIKPVSPRQVLSVITRLLEGDRIRQQRLSRDFVTRFRELEGRRGEHLAWREWVEFVAELAEWEVKLGQADEPGLQEALRNLQESVRMDFARFIETNYPGWLAKRGTDRPPLSVDVVSEFLRPTLEVHGRVMLVVVDCLRLDQWAMIRPIVERYFDVEVDHYFSIVPTATPYSRNAIFSGLYPSEFFARHPAWWDEREETSLNAHESELLVEQLRELMGRDVPVHYEKIFSTPDGEAMLRRLSGHLARDGVTALVFNFIDQLTHGRTENEALFEVARDTTALRALTRTWFERSPLVEALKEAERRGVPVILTTDHGSIHCHTPATVFARRDASANLRFKFGEDIRVEDPSAAILVEDLAAWGIPERQIGARLLLATGDRFFVYPTKLREYQARYRGAFLHGGVSPEEVILPVALLLPRRT, encoded by the coding sequence ATGCCTCGACCCCGCACCATCCTTTGGATTGACGATGAGATCGAGACGCTCGACTCGCAGGTGTTGTTCCTCGAGCAACAGGGCTTCACCGTCGAGCGGGCCGCCAACGGCGACGATGCGCTCGCCCTGCTTCGTCGGCAGCCCTATGGCGTGATTCTGCTTGACGAGCAGATGCCGGGCCTTCGCGGACTTGAGTTGGTGCCGCTTCTCCGGGCCATCGACGGTTCCATTCCGGTGGTGATGGTGACCAAGTCGGAGGAACCGGAGACCCTGCGCGACGCGATTGGTGCCGAAATCGCCGACTATCTCATCAAGCCGGTCTCGCCGCGTCAGGTGTTGTCGGTGATCACGCGTCTGCTCGAGGGCGATCGCATTCGGCAGCAGCGATTGTCCCGCGACTTCGTGACGCGCTTTCGCGAGCTGGAGGGTCGTCGCGGCGAGCACCTGGCCTGGCGTGAGTGGGTCGAGTTCGTCGCCGAACTCGCGGAATGGGAAGTCAAGCTCGGGCAGGCGGACGAGCCTGGCCTGCAGGAGGCGTTGCGCAATCTGCAGGAGAGCGTGCGGATGGACTTCGCGCGGTTCATCGAGACCAACTACCCGGGGTGGCTCGCCAAGCGCGGGACCGACCGGCCGCCACTCTCGGTCGATGTCGTCTCCGAGTTCCTCCGCCCGACGCTCGAGGTGCATGGGCGGGTGATGCTGGTGGTGGTCGACTGTCTTCGCCTGGACCAGTGGGCGATGATCCGTCCGATCGTCGAACGGTATTTCGACGTCGAAGTCGATCACTATTTCTCGATTGTCCCGACCGCCACGCCCTACAGCCGCAACGCCATCTTCTCGGGGCTCTATCCCTCGGAGTTCTTCGCGCGGCATCCGGCCTGGTGGGACGAGCGCGAGGAAACGTCGCTCAATGCCCACGAGTCGGAACTGCTGGTGGAGCAATTGCGGGAGCTCATGGGCCGCGACGTGCCGGTGCACTACGAGAAGATCTTCTCGACGCCCGACGGCGAGGCGATGCTGCGCCGCCTTTCGGGGCACCTCGCTCGCGACGGGGTGACGGCGCTGGTCTTCAACTTCATCGACCAGCTGACGCACGGCCGCACCGAAAACGAGGCGCTCTTCGAGGTGGCGCGCGACACCACCGCGCTCCGTGCCCTGACCCGCACCTGGTTCGAGCGCTCCCCGCTGGTCGAGGCACTGAAGGAGGCGGAACGCCGCGGCGTGCCGGTGATCCTGACGACCGACCACGGCTCGATCCACTGCCACACCCCGGCCACCGTCTTCGCCCGGCGCGATGCCTCGGCGAACCTCCGCTTCAAGTTCGGCGAGGACATTCGCGTGGAAGATCCGTCGGCGGCCATTCTGGTTGAGGACCTGGCGGCGTGGGGCATTCCCGAACGGCAGATCGGAGCGCGCCTGCTCCTCGCCACGGGTGATCGCTTCTTCGTCTATCCCACCAAGCTCCGTGAGTATCAGGCGCGGTATCGCGGCGCCTTCCTGCATGGTGGCGTCTCCCCCGAGGAAGTGATTCTCCCGGTGGCGTTGCTGTTGCCGAGGCGCACCTGA
- a CDS encoding ABC transporter ATP-binding protein: MRSRLFGLLRPYRGTLAVAFGAALLGALLDATALVVLQPLFGALFPSSTEALPGRNVDLQVWLTRLLAPVVDGQPASVVTARLVAIFIGALALKNFFNYVSAYLSVQVQEGMVRNLRTRLFGHLLRLDLGVFQRTRGGQLTTGLINDADQVKLLVVAVLAAFFQNLVNILAMLGLMLGTSVRLTLMVLVLAPILVIGVQLLLGSLKRHARTFAHERGELTATISERLGAMKLIRAFAAESSEAENFARQADRYRKGAVRTQRFALLTSPVGEVFGGAVVLLILWAASNPEISGVQLASEHVVLFLVAALRVLSPIKAITNVPAQLATAEASAERVFAILDLPASEQDPPDSVPAAFTTDLIFDGVTFGYDPAQPVLQDVSLRVAKGEVVALVGPSGAGKTTLLELVPRFHDPQQGELRLDGVPLPRLQRASLRALIAVVSQDTVLLHDTVRANIAYGQPGATDQEVEAAARAANAHEFIAGLPDRYQTVLGERGTRLSGGQRQRIAIARALLRDAPILILDEATSALDTESERLVQEAIERLMGGRTVLVIAHRLATVRGADRIVVLDGGRVVESGTHAELFAQSGLYRRLHDLQFSVAEVTS, encoded by the coding sequence GTGCGGTCCCGCCTCTTCGGGCTGCTCCGGCCGTATCGGGGCACGCTCGCCGTCGCCTTCGGCGCGGCCCTGCTCGGCGCACTGCTCGACGCCACCGCGTTGGTGGTGTTGCAGCCGCTCTTCGGCGCCCTCTTCCCGAGCAGCACCGAAGCGCTCCCGGGCCGCAACGTGGACCTCCAGGTCTGGCTCACGCGCCTGCTCGCCCCAGTGGTCGACGGGCAGCCCGCCTCGGTGGTCACGGCGCGGCTGGTCGCCATCTTCATCGGCGCCCTCGCCCTCAAGAACTTCTTCAACTACGTCTCGGCCTATCTCTCGGTGCAGGTGCAGGAAGGAATGGTGCGCAACCTGCGCACGCGTCTCTTCGGTCACCTGCTGCGCCTCGACCTCGGGGTCTTCCAGCGGACCCGCGGTGGCCAGCTCACCACCGGGCTGATCAATGACGCCGATCAGGTGAAGCTTCTGGTCGTCGCGGTCCTCGCCGCGTTCTTCCAGAACCTGGTCAACATCCTCGCCATGCTCGGCCTCATGCTGGGCACCTCGGTGCGGCTGACGCTTATGGTGCTGGTTCTGGCGCCGATCCTCGTCATCGGTGTGCAGTTGCTCCTCGGTTCACTCAAGCGGCACGCTCGCACGTTCGCGCATGAGCGCGGCGAACTCACCGCCACGATCAGCGAGCGACTCGGCGCGATGAAGCTGATCCGCGCATTCGCCGCGGAGTCGAGCGAGGCGGAGAACTTCGCGCGGCAGGCCGACCGGTATCGCAAGGGCGCCGTGCGCACGCAGCGGTTTGCGCTGCTCACCTCGCCGGTCGGGGAGGTGTTCGGCGGCGCGGTGGTGCTGCTGATCCTCTGGGCCGCGTCGAATCCTGAAATTTCAGGCGTGCAGCTGGCCTCGGAGCACGTGGTCCTCTTCCTGGTCGCGGCGCTCCGCGTGCTCTCGCCGATCAAGGCGATCACCAATGTTCCCGCGCAGCTGGCCACCGCGGAGGCCAGCGCCGAGCGGGTCTTCGCGATCCTCGATCTCCCCGCCAGCGAGCAGGACCCGCCCGACAGCGTCCCGGCGGCCTTCACGACCGACCTGATCTTCGACGGTGTCACCTTCGGCTACGATCCCGCGCAGCCGGTGCTGCAGGATGTCTCGCTCCGTGTCGCCAAGGGCGAGGTCGTCGCGCTGGTGGGGCCGAGCGGCGCGGGAAAGACCACCTTGCTCGAACTGGTGCCACGCTTCCATGATCCCCAGCAGGGCGAATTGCGGCTCGACGGCGTGCCGCTGCCGCGCCTCCAGCGCGCCTCGCTCCGGGCCCTGATCGCGGTGGTGAGCCAGGACACGGTGTTGCTGCACGACACGGTTCGCGCCAACATTGCGTACGGCCAGCCGGGGGCAACGGACCAGGAAGTCGAGGCCGCTGCCCGCGCGGCCAATGCCCACGAGTTCATTGCGGGGCTGCCCGACCGATACCAGACGGTGCTGGGTGAGCGCGGGACGCGCCTCTCCGGTGGGCAGCGGCAGCGGATCGCGATCGCGCGGGCGCTGCTCCGCGACGCCCCGATCCTGATTCTCGACGAAGCCACCTCGGCGCTCGATACCGAGTCGGAGCGGCTGGTGCAGGAGGCGATCGAGCGGTTGATGGGAGGGCGCACCGTGCTGGTGATTGCGCACCGCCTGGCCACTGTGCGCGGTGCCGACCGGATCGTCGTCCTCGATGGCGGCCGGGTGGTCGAATCGGGAACCCATGCCGAGCTCTTCGCGCAGTCCGGGCTCTATCGCCGGTTGCATGACCTTCAGTTCTCCGTGGCCGAGGTGACATCGTGA
- a CDS encoding glycosyltransferase — MSNERSILLLADFDDGPNAHAAQRRRALERLGLRVTTFDLSAKPSIFERMRVGDLPRRLERALDDSAPDLVLAFGSPLLDEPLVDRLRGRSRARWVTWMPDDLRTAWEASVLARPYDQIYAVGTDVAAEVADRLGRTVDVLSVAADPSVYRPIRTKDQYRANVVFAGAATPRRERLLGELVEFGLAVWGPGWRQTSLRDYCRGEATSTDEYVRAYAGATVAINIHHVAVEGDPREAACNQRLFELAAMGAAQVVDERGDLARSFEAGEEVLAFRDAAELRSYVRELIENPSEAERLGQAARARLLRDHTYMHRMRRLLLDQPRPMLAE; from the coding sequence GTGAGCAACGAGCGCAGCATCCTGCTGCTCGCCGATTTCGATGACGGTCCCAATGCCCACGCGGCCCAGCGCCGTCGCGCACTTGAGCGCCTCGGGTTGCGCGTCACCACCTTCGATCTCTCGGCCAAGCCGTCGATCTTCGAACGGATGCGCGTGGGTGACCTGCCGCGCCGGCTCGAACGCGCGCTGGACGACTCGGCCCCCGACCTGGTGCTCGCCTTCGGCTCGCCGCTCCTCGACGAGCCGTTGGTTGATCGCCTCCGTGGTCGGAGTCGTGCGCGCTGGGTCACCTGGATGCCGGACGACCTGCGCACCGCCTGGGAAGCCTCGGTGCTCGCCCGGCCGTACGACCAGATCTATGCCGTCGGGACCGACGTCGCGGCCGAAGTGGCCGATCGGCTCGGGCGGACCGTCGACGTGCTCTCGGTTGCCGCGGACCCGTCGGTGTACCGCCCGATCCGCACCAAGGACCAGTACCGTGCCAACGTGGTCTTTGCGGGAGCCGCGACGCCGCGGCGCGAGCGGCTCCTCGGCGAGCTGGTGGAGTTCGGCCTGGCGGTATGGGGGCCGGGGTGGCGGCAGACCTCGCTACGCGACTATTGCCGCGGCGAGGCCACCAGCACCGACGAATACGTGCGTGCCTACGCGGGCGCCACCGTCGCCATCAACATCCACCACGTGGCAGTCGAGGGCGACCCGCGCGAGGCGGCCTGCAACCAGCGGCTCTTCGAGTTGGCGGCGATGGGCGCGGCGCAGGTGGTCGACGAACGCGGCGACCTCGCACGCTCCTTCGAGGCAGGCGAGGAAGTGCTGGCGTTCCGCGACGCCGCCGAATTGCGCAGTTACGTGCGTGAGCTGATCGAGAATCCGTCCGAAGCGGAGCGGCTCGGCCAGGCCGCTCGCGCCCGGCTGCTGCGGGACCACACCTACATGCATCGGATGCGCCGACTGCTGCTCGATCAACCCCGCCCGATGCTGGCCGAATAG
- a CDS encoding glycosyltransferase, with the protein MASTMNIVLYCPARLPVREYGGTERVVVWLARGLAERGHRVTVIALPGTKLPMATVIPIPNKLALQDGGPDLTPLLPPGTDIVHAHSPLRRPPEGVPFVWTFHGNGAPGRVFTPNTIGLSADHAARHGLQLWVHNGLDPDEYRFSATKLPRDLFLGRLHTVKGWDWAVRGARLAGRPLVVAGGWRPSIRPGLRFVGQVGGEEKMQLLAESACLWVPAQWDEPFGLTTIEAMVSGTPVLGTRRGALPEVISPESGAMGSSVDELAALRPTLDALDPAAIRQHVLDHFTYRTMAARYEAIYSASIGRG; encoded by the coding sequence ATGGCAAGCACCATGAACATCGTGCTCTACTGCCCCGCCCGACTCCCCGTCCGAGAATACGGCGGCACGGAGCGGGTGGTCGTCTGGCTCGCGCGCGGGTTGGCGGAGCGGGGCCACCGCGTCACCGTCATCGCCCTGCCGGGCACCAAGCTGCCCATGGCGACGGTGATCCCGATCCCCAACAAGCTCGCCCTGCAGGACGGCGGGCCGGATCTCACGCCGCTCCTGCCCCCGGGGACCGACATCGTCCACGCCCACTCGCCGCTGCGGCGCCCACCCGAAGGGGTGCCCTTTGTCTGGACCTTCCATGGCAACGGCGCGCCGGGGCGGGTGTTCACGCCGAACACCATCGGACTCTCGGCGGATCACGCCGCCCGCCACGGCCTGCAGCTGTGGGTGCACAACGGCCTCGACCCCGATGAGTACCGCTTCAGCGCGACGAAGCTGCCGCGTGACCTCTTTCTCGGTCGGCTCCACACCGTGAAGGGATGGGACTGGGCCGTGCGCGGCGCACGCCTGGCCGGGAGGCCGCTGGTCGTGGCGGGCGGGTGGCGCCCTTCAATCCGGCCCGGCCTACGCTTCGTCGGCCAGGTTGGTGGCGAGGAGAAGATGCAGCTGCTGGCGGAATCGGCGTGCCTCTGGGTGCCGGCACAGTGGGATGAGCCGTTCGGGCTCACGACGATCGAGGCGATGGTGAGCGGGACCCCGGTGCTCGGCACTCGTCGCGGCGCGTTGCCCGAGGTCATCTCTCCGGAGAGCGGTGCGATGGGCAGCAGCGTGGATGAACTGGCCGCGCTCCGACCAACGCTCGACGCGCTCGATCCGGCGGCGATTCGCCAACATGTCCTCGATCACTTCACCTACCGCACCATGGCCGCGCGCTACGAAGCGATCTATTCGGCCAGCATCGGGCGGGGTTGA
- a CDS encoding glycosyltransferase family 1 protein yields MLDPLLPDLRFRRLAIVGAHAPHRSEDAIARAARRLGLDAKCFDALRTHRRLGPLAGPLLERAIERFAPDFILCTRHAWRIGLPRLARLLRGRRSAFWFFDAISHEGVLELGQLCDVMYTTYANQRGLWHARGVPTMRWLPQALDPDLEQPPAVLRPEDRCDASFIGSGQYPHRWPMLVAVAAACDLRIWGAHWDGAPAALRIEGGPVVGSRFAEVVGASAVSLGANAVPAQDTEYASASDRMWKIFGCGGAYVGPWVNGIETMAEHGVHCRWYRSTEECVAEVRELVAQPEERAAMAVRGRLHALAHHTYDARLRLLLTDQEMPFAPPIVT; encoded by the coding sequence ATGCTCGACCCGCTCCTCCCCGACCTGCGCTTCAGGCGCCTCGCGATTGTCGGCGCGCATGCGCCGCACCGTTCCGAGGATGCGATCGCGCGAGCCGCGCGGCGGCTCGGCCTCGACGCAAAGTGCTTCGACGCGCTGCGCACCCATCGCCGCCTCGGCCCGCTGGCCGGCCCGCTGCTCGAGCGCGCCATCGAGCGCTTCGCCCCCGACTTCATCCTGTGCACCCGCCACGCGTGGCGCATCGGTCTCCCTCGACTGGCGCGTCTGCTGCGCGGCCGCCGTTCCGCCTTCTGGTTCTTCGACGCCATCTCGCACGAAGGCGTCCTCGAACTGGGGCAACTGTGCGACGTGATGTACACCACCTACGCCAATCAGCGCGGCCTCTGGCATGCGCGGGGCGTGCCCACGATGCGGTGGTTGCCGCAGGCCCTCGACCCCGACCTGGAGCAGCCCCCAGCGGTGCTCCGTCCCGAAGACCGCTGTGATGCCAGCTTCATCGGATCGGGACAGTACCCGCATCGGTGGCCGATGCTGGTGGCGGTCGCGGCGGCGTGTGACCTGCGCATCTGGGGGGCACATTGGGACGGCGCACCCGCCGCGCTCCGGATTGAAGGCGGGCCGGTGGTGGGAAGCCGATTCGCCGAGGTGGTTGGCGCGTCGGCGGTGTCCCTCGGCGCGAACGCCGTGCCGGCGCAGGACACCGAGTACGCCTCGGCGTCGGATCGGATGTGGAAGATCTTCGGGTGTGGCGGCGCGTACGTCGGGCCCTGGGTCAACGGCATCGAGACGATGGCCGAGCACGGCGTGCATTGTCGCTGGTATCGGAGCACGGAGGAGTGCGTCGCCGAAGTGCGGGAGTTGGTGGCGCAGCCGGAGGAGCGGGCGGCGATGGCGGTGCGTGGACGACTGCATGCCTTGGCGCATCATACCTACGATGCCCGGTTGCGCCTGCTGCTGACCGATCAGGAAATGCCGTTCGCCCCGCCGATCGTCACATAG
- a CDS encoding PorT family protein — protein MRRHLTSLLAATALLAVPASAHAQIGLGVMAGGSFSNVSGDLVTDAKNTGTFLVGGFLNVNAGGFALQPGLVFARKGFKGDPIDGVTPKNTFDYLQVPLVVRIGMPVGSKGRFYIGAGPSIGVKVGCRLSGSSDGISFSTNCDDLSTDEGWIELKKTEFSGIGEAGLEFGKLSIGVRADLGLSNIYEASAGSLALPADIKTKTISAVVALRF, from the coding sequence ATGCGTCGTCATCTGACCTCCTTGCTCGCCGCCACGGCCCTGCTGGCCGTCCCTGCCTCCGCCCATGCCCAGATCGGTCTCGGCGTGATGGCCGGCGGCTCCTTTTCGAACGTCTCCGGTGACCTGGTCACCGATGCCAAGAACACCGGCACCTTCCTCGTCGGTGGCTTCCTCAACGTCAACGCGGGCGGCTTCGCCCTGCAGCCGGGTCTCGTCTTTGCCCGGAAGGGCTTCAAGGGCGATCCGATCGATGGCGTGACGCCGAAGAACACCTTCGACTACCTGCAGGTGCCGCTGGTCGTGCGCATCGGCATGCCCGTCGGCTCGAAGGGCCGCTTCTACATCGGCGCTGGCCCCTCGATCGGGGTGAAGGTCGGTTGCCGCCTGTCGGGGTCGTCGGACGGAATCTCCTTCTCCACCAACTGCGATGACCTCTCGACCGACGAGGGCTGGATTGAACTCAAGAAGACCGAGTTCAGCGGCATCGGCGAGGCCGGGCTCGAATTCGGCAAGCTCTCGATCGGCGTGCGGGCCGACCTCGGCCTGAGCAACATCTACGAGGCCAGCGCCGGCTCGCTCGCGCTCCCTGCCGACATCAAGACGAAGACGATCTCCGCGGTGGTCGCCCTGCGCTTCTAG
- a CDS encoding glycosyltransferase family 4 protein has product MRRPSATHDLLLAYDFPPLGGGIARWMDELARGYPAGALTVSTGVVDGSDPIDAALPNPVDRVGVPVHRLRTAPGLMRWAHRVARLGRAPGARFAWVGNIRPAAFPARWAWERTGLPYGILVYGGDLLSLGPKLARSRLKRQLYRPILAQASVFVAISHWTAALCRTLLESLDLPTEGRIRVLPLGTDPTRWRPDPEAGRAFRARRGLPEGRWLVTVARLVPHKGIDTAIELLARLAPTHPDLHYLVVGRGGYEATLRRFAETLGVADRFHLCTDVDDAELPAAYAAGEIYLGLSRQEGLDVEGFGLSLLEASATELPVIAGRSGGIADAVAEGESGVLVDPLDPDQATDMVAHLLGDRALAAKLGQAGRARVIRGFTWPRVIGDMRAMSAEYGRR; this is encoded by the coding sequence GTGCGACGTCCCTCCGCGACTCACGATCTCTTGCTGGCCTATGACTTCCCGCCACTCGGCGGGGGGATCGCCCGCTGGATGGACGAATTGGCCCGGGGCTATCCGGCCGGCGCGCTGACCGTGTCGACTGGCGTTGTCGACGGCTCCGACCCGATCGACGCGGCGCTGCCCAATCCGGTCGACCGCGTCGGGGTGCCGGTGCACCGGTTGCGCACGGCACCGGGGTTGATGCGCTGGGCGCACCGCGTTGCCCGGCTCGGCCGTGCACCCGGGGCGCGTTTCGCCTGGGTCGGCAACATTCGTCCGGCCGCGTTTCCGGCCCGGTGGGCCTGGGAGCGCACCGGGCTTCCGTACGGCATCCTCGTCTACGGCGGCGACCTGCTGTCGCTTGGGCCGAAGCTGGCGCGCTCTCGTCTCAAGCGGCAGCTCTACCGCCCGATCCTCGCGCAGGCCTCCGTCTTCGTGGCGATTTCGCATTGGACCGCCGCGTTGTGCCGCACGCTGCTGGAGAGCCTCGACCTGCCGACCGAGGGGCGGATTCGCGTCCTCCCGCTCGGCACCGATCCGACACGCTGGCGCCCGGATCCGGAGGCGGGGCGCGCCTTCCGCGCACGCCGCGGCCTTCCCGAGGGGCGCTGGCTCGTCACCGTCGCGCGGCTGGTGCCGCACAAGGGGATCGACACCGCGATCGAGTTGCTCGCTCGCCTCGCGCCGACCCATCCTGACCTGCACTATCTGGTGGTCGGCCGTGGCGGGTATGAGGCGACACTCCGCAGATTCGCCGAGACCCTCGGCGTGGCCGACCGCTTCCACCTCTGCACCGACGTTGACGATGCCGAGCTGCCGGCGGCCTATGCGGCGGGCGAGATCTATCTCGGCCTCTCGCGTCAGGAGGGCCTCGACGTCGAGGGCTTCGGACTCTCGCTGCTTGAGGCATCGGCCACCGAACTCCCCGTCATCGCCGGGCGGAGTGGCGGGATTGCCGATGCGGTGGCCGAGGGGGAGAGTGGCGTGCTGGTCGATCCGCTCGACCCGGACCAGGCGACCGACATGGTCGCGCATCTGCTCGGTGACCGAGCCCTCGCGGCGAAGCTTGGGCAGGCGGGGCGGGCTCGGGTGATTCGGGGCTTCACCTGGCCGCGAGTGATCGGCGACATGCGCGCCATGTCTGCGGAGTACGGGCGCCGATGA
- a CDS encoding ABC transporter permease, translating to MSAQPTRDLLLDRWRRDPLFKLGVLLVAAVLVAAAAAPWLAPHDPLLGDLANDSLAPPGGKFLFGADAQGRDVLSRVLYGARISLMVGLISQAVAVALGLTLGLLAGYYRRWVDLLIMRLADITLAFPSLLLLIAVAAAVKPSLPVIFLVVGAVGWAGMARLVRGQVLLLARSDYVLAAKALGAGDRWILWKHLAPNVRAPVIISATLGIAGAIMAEAALSFVGLGAQPPTPSWGAMVSEGRDLIRVAPWVSVVPGLAVGVAVLGFNLVGDGLREALDPTMRRGR from the coding sequence ATGAGCGCACAGCCGACCAGGGACCTCCTGCTCGATCGCTGGCGACGCGATCCCTTGTTCAAGCTCGGCGTCCTCCTCGTGGCCGCGGTGCTGGTGGCTGCGGCGGCGGCGCCGTGGCTCGCCCCGCATGATCCACTCCTCGGCGATCTCGCCAACGACTCGCTCGCACCGCCGGGGGGGAAGTTCCTCTTCGGTGCCGATGCGCAGGGGCGGGACGTGCTCTCGCGGGTGCTCTACGGCGCGCGCATCTCGCTGATGGTCGGCTTGATTTCGCAGGCCGTGGCGGTGGCGCTCGGCCTGACGCTCGGGTTGCTCGCGGGATACTATCGTCGCTGGGTCGACCTGCTCATCATGCGACTCGCCGACATCACGCTGGCGTTTCCGTCGCTGCTGCTGTTGATCGCGGTGGCCGCCGCGGTGAAGCCGTCGCTGCCGGTGATCTTCCTGGTGGTTGGCGCGGTGGGGTGGGCCGGGATGGCGCGGCTGGTCCGCGGGCAGGTGCTGCTGCTGGCTCGGAGCGACTACGTGCTCGCCGCAAAGGCCCTCGGCGCCGGCGATCGTTGGATCCTCTGGAAGCATCTGGCGCCCAATGTGCGCGCCCCGGTCATCATCTCGGCGACGCTCGGCATCGCCGGCGCGATCATGGCAGAGGCCGCGCTGTCGTTCGTCGGGCTCGGGGCGCAGCCGCCAACACCCAGCTGGGGTGCGATGGTCTCCGAGGGGCGTGACCTGATCCGCGTGGCCCCGTGGGTGTCGGTGGTGCCGGGGTTGGCGGTTGGGGTGGCGGTGCTGGGATTCAATCTGGTGGGCGATGGCTTGCGCGAGGCGCTGGATCCGACGATGCGGAGGGGGCGGTGA
- a CDS encoding aminotransferase class V-fold PLP-dependent enzyme, giving the protein MNRFDELRHAEFAALDGQGIYLNSASVGPMPSRSVAVLAACNRDRARPGLWPVDRLNTILSESRWLSARLINAAEDEIALMPNTTTGLNVAARALPLGPGDVVLTFDGEFPSNIYPWLARGGEGIVLERIPRTVEGWPDEARLHERLADPAVKAVAVSLTQFSNGYTLDLDALSRATRALGKWLVVDAIQAVGHVPIDVQATPVDFLACGAQKWLLSPWGTGFLYVRRELIGTIAPTFAGWAAFKGTDDYTQLTAYNPEPWPDARRFELITLPVQDFAAMNASVGLLLEVGVDAIAAHLRALHAPIIAWAEANGATITSAPGVRGCGILCLRPRGDVPAAYQRLQGHGVMCSLREGSIRLSPHLFTLAQETAAVGEYLK; this is encoded by the coding sequence GTGAATCGATTCGATGAGTTGCGGCACGCGGAATTCGCAGCGCTGGATGGCCAGGGGATCTATCTCAACAGCGCCTCGGTCGGGCCCATGCCCTCCCGCAGCGTGGCGGTGCTGGCCGCGTGCAACCGCGATCGCGCCCGACCCGGACTTTGGCCCGTGGATCGACTGAACACCATCCTCTCGGAATCGCGGTGGCTCTCGGCGCGACTCATCAACGCGGCAGAGGACGAGATCGCGCTGATGCCAAACACCACCACCGGCCTGAACGTGGCGGCGCGCGCCCTGCCACTCGGCCCCGGCGACGTGGTGCTCACGTTCGATGGAGAATTTCCGTCGAACATCTATCCCTGGCTGGCCCGTGGTGGCGAGGGGATCGTGCTGGAGCGGATCCCGCGGACGGTCGAGGGATGGCCGGACGAGGCGCGGCTGCACGAGCGGCTCGCCGACCCGGCGGTGAAGGCGGTGGCGGTGTCGCTCACCCAATTCAGCAATGGCTATACGCTCGACCTCGATGCGCTCTCGCGGGCCACGCGCGCGCTGGGCAAGTGGCTCGTCGTGGATGCGATCCAGGCGGTCGGGCACGTGCCGATCGATGTGCAGGCGACCCCGGTGGATTTCCTGGCGTGCGGGGCGCAGAAGTGGCTGCTCTCACCATGGGGCACTGGATTTCTCTACGTGCGCCGTGAACTGATCGGCACCATCGCCCCGACCTTCGCCGGGTGGGCGGCGTTCAAGGGGACGGACGATTACACGCAGCTGACCGCCTACAACCCCGAGCCGTGGCCCGATGCACGTCGATTCGAGCTTATCACGCTGCCGGTGCAGGACTTCGCGGCGATGAATGCCTCCGTCGGGTTGCTGCTGGAGGTCGGGGTCGACGCCATCGCGGCGCATCTCCGCGCGCTGCACGCTCCGATCATCGCGTGGGCGGAGGCGAATGGCGCAACGATCACCTCCGCACCCGGAGTCCGTGGGTGCGGAATTCTCTGCCTGCGACCCCGTGGCGACGTCCCTGCCGCCTATCAGCGGCTGCAGGGTCACGGGGTGATGTGCTCGTTACGCGAGGGATCGATCCGGTTGAGCCCGCACCTGTTCACGCTGGCGCAGGAAACCGCGGCCGTGGGCGAGTACCTGAAATAG